The genomic window AGCCGAAAAAAAGACATCGATGATCGATGCTTTCAGGATGGCAGATGATGTGTTGAGACAGGGCGTTCAGGGCATTTCGGACTTGATTGCGGTGCCGGGCCTTATAAATCTTGACTTTGCCGATGTGAGGACCATCATGATGGGCACGGGATTGGCACACATGGGTATAGGAAAAGGGACCGGCGAAAACAGAGCTGTGGAAGCCGCAAAGCAGGCCATCTCCAGTCCCTTGCTGGAAACTTCCATAGAAGGGGCCAAAGGAGTGCTGCTAAACATAACCGGAGGGCCAAACCTGGGATTACTGGAAGTAAATGAGGCAGCAGAACTTATTTCTTCTGCGGCTGACCCCGAAGCTAATATTATTTTCGGGGCGGTTATAGATGAAAAATTGCAGGATGAAATAAGAATTACCGTCATAGCGACAGGATTTGAACAGTTTAAAGAAAAATCCATAGAAATGGAAGAATTTGAAGTAGGTCCCTTCGCCGACGAAGACCTGGATATACCGGCATTTCTGCGGAGGAACCGCAAAAAATAAAATAATAAAAAATATCAAGTCTTTAAAAGCGCAAAATCAGCGCTTTTTTTTATGCCCGAAATCATAATATGACATTTTTTTAAATAAAGGGGTGCTAAAATATATCATAAAGGACAAGAAAAACGAATATAGTTTTTTATAGACTGGTAATTATTTTGGAGGATAATATGGTCATATATTTGGATATGGTATTTTTAATAAACCTGCTGATGAATTTTTTGATTCTGTTGTTTGTGGCGATTGTTCTAAATCTAAAAAAAAATTTCTTCAGAATCTTTTTGGGAGCGGCAGCGGGATGTATATTTCTGCTTTCCATTGTGTTGCCGCATTTTCCGGTTTTTCAAAGCCTTCCCTTTAAAATAGCCCTGTCGGCGGCAATGATATTGGTGAGTTTTCAACCACATAGTTTTAAGGATTTCATAAAAATTTTGGGTTTTTTTTATCTGATTTCCTTTATGGTGGGTGGAGGAGCCTTTGCGCTTTTTTACTTTTATAATTTAAAAGATACTTTTTTGAACAGTATGCTTTTAATAAATAATATTTCAGTACCATGGTGGATATTACTCGTTTCTTCTTTTATGCTGTTTTTATTTTTTAAGCTCCTCTGGCCTCTTGTTTACCGTATGCTTTCAAAAGATACACTGCTGGTGCCGATGACCGTTACCTTTGATGAAAAGAGCCTGGAAATCAAGGCACTGATTGATACCGGCAATAACCTGCATGACCCTATATCGGACTTTCCTGTAGTCATTGTAGAGTTTGAGGCAGTTAAAGACCTTTTCAGCACCGATTTACAGGCCGCATTGATGAAGGGAGCCGAAGAAAACCTTCAGTATATGGGAGAACTTATTTCGGGATCCAAATGGGCCACTAGATTTAGAGTAATTCCTTTTGAAAGCATAGGAAAAAGCAAGGGTCTTATGATTGGTTTCAAACCCGATATGATTACCGTAATTTTTAACAATAAAATCCTGGAAATAAAAGATGCAATTCTGGGTATTTACCAGAGGATTCTATCCCCCGATGGAACATATAGGGCTTTGTTAAATCCGGATTTATTAAATGAATAAAAAATATGCTGGAGGGAAAAATATGTTTAAATTTAAAAAAATAAATTTAAAACTGATTATTGTTAGGCTGCTAAAACAACTCGGTATATATAAAAAGTCTCTCATTTATTACATCGGCGGAACGGAAGCGCTGCCGCCGCCGCTCAGCGGCGAAGAAGAAATTTTTCTGCTCAATAAGCTTGTCATGGGCGATATGGGAGTAAAAAGTGTCCTGATTGAGCGGAACCTCCGGCTTGTGGTTTATATAGCAAAGAAATTCGAGAACACAGGGGTGGGTATAGAAGATCTGGTCTCCATTGGAACCATTGGCCTTATAAAAGCCATAAATACCTTTGATCCAAACAAGAAAATCAAACTGGCCACCTATGCCTCGAAGTGCATAGAGAATGAAATTTTGATGTACCTGAGAAGGAACAACAAGACAAGAGTCGAGGTTTCCTTTGATGAACCCCTCAACATTGACTGGGATGGGAATGAACTCTTGCTGTCCGATATTCTCGGCACTGATAATGACATGATATATAAATGTATAGAGGAAGAAGTGGATAAAGAATTGCTGGATGCCGCAATAAAGCGGCTTTCAAAGAGGGAAAGATGTATTATCAAACTTCGTTTCGGTTTGAATGACGGCGTGGAAAAAACTCAAAAAGAAGTGGCTGACCTGCTGGGTATTTCTCAATCTTACATCTCACGCCTGGAAAAAAGAATAATTAAAAGGCTGAAAAAAGAAATGGTGAGAATGATGTAATTAAATAGAAGCATGTATAAAAACCTCCCCCGCTGGCAAGACTTTAAATGATAGTTTCAGGAAAACGGGGGGAGGTTTATGATTTTAAACAAGGTTGAAATATGCGGAGTCAATACTTCAAAGCTCCCGGTGCTTTCCAACAGCAAGATGAAAGAACTCTTTTTGCTTTTGAAGAAGGGCGATAAAGAAGCCAGGGAAAAG from Biomaibacter acetigenes includes these protein-coding regions:
- the ftsZ gene encoding cell division protein FtsZ translates to MLDFEVDLEQFANIKVIGIGGGGNNAINRMIDSGLKGVEFISVNTDAQALYLSKADKKIQIGEKLTKGLGAGANPEIGKKAAEESKNEIEEVLKGADMIFVTAGMGGGTGTGAAPVIAEISKNLGILTVGVVTKPFAFEGKKRMSNAELGITNIKNSVDTLITIPNDRLLSIAEKKTSMIDAFRMADDVLRQGVQGISDLIAVPGLINLDFADVRTIMMGTGLAHMGIGKGTGENRAVEAAKQAISSPLLETSIEGAKGVLLNITGGPNLGLLEVNEAAELISSAADPEANIIFGAVIDEKLQDEIRITVIATGFEQFKEKSIEMEEFEVGPFADEDLDIPAFLRRNRKK
- the spoIIGA gene encoding sigma-E processing peptidase SpoIIGA, with amino-acid sequence MVIYLDMVFLINLLMNFLILLFVAIVLNLKKNFFRIFLGAAAGCIFLLSIVLPHFPVFQSLPFKIALSAAMILVSFQPHSFKDFIKILGFFYLISFMVGGGAFALFYFYNLKDTFLNSMLLINNISVPWWILLVSSFMLFLFFKLLWPLVYRMLSKDTLLVPMTVTFDEKSLEIKALIDTGNNLHDPISDFPVVIVEFEAVKDLFSTDLQAALMKGAEENLQYMGELISGSKWATRFRVIPFESIGKSKGLMIGFKPDMITVIFNNKILEIKDAILGIYQRILSPDGTYRALLNPDLLNE
- the sigE gene encoding RNA polymerase sporulation sigma factor SigE → MFKFKKINLKLIIVRLLKQLGIYKKSLIYYIGGTEALPPPLSGEEEIFLLNKLVMGDMGVKSVLIERNLRLVVYIAKKFENTGVGIEDLVSIGTIGLIKAINTFDPNKKIKLATYASKCIENEILMYLRRNNKTRVEVSFDEPLNIDWDGNELLLSDILGTDNDMIYKCIEEEVDKELLDAAIKRLSKRERCIIKLRFGLNDGVEKTQKEVADLLGISQSYISRLEKRIIKRLKKEMVRMM